A genomic window from Periophthalmus magnuspinnatus isolate fPerMag1 chromosome 16, fPerMag1.2.pri, whole genome shotgun sequence includes:
- the LOC117383424 gene encoding eomesodermin-like has product MLGSDGDSSPFSPAKDASDEKRKSPALEREPSAANRFTEHGVDRYYIPPSTSKQSTEPGNPCSFLPYTASGTVYSSSSAPRYPSSLHLSSVLPPTGFSPSSSGRGHFSPAYQLGQSPGCLYPSYASNMALPASTAHTRAQVYLCNRPLWLKFHRHHTEMIITKQGRRMFPFLSFNIAGLNLTAHYNVFVEVVLADPNHWRFQGGKWVTCGKADSSSQGNKIYIHPESPNTGAHWMRQEISFSKLKLTNNKGTNHSTSQMIVLQSLHKYQPRLHIVEVSEDGVEDISSEHKTQTFTFPETQFIAVTAYQNTDITQLKIDHNPFAKGFRDNYDSMYTAPESDRLTPSPTESSRAHQIVPGARYTMQPLFQDQLVHNLPQNRYYNSERAVPQTNSLLSPQTDDGVSQRWFVTSVQQGGNSSSSSNNKLDLSPYEGEYSPLLPYGIKSLSMQTSHALSYYSDSPFSTMTQGWGSRVAYQRKVSPSLPWSPRACPISNFPEDSDKTKPLDEEMNGSVMPWTDTPVSVSLEKTDSYALVCKRRRLSLSAPSVEDAHADIKCEDLISTVNNSSYGKETPSSKSMAAYYSFYANQ; this is encoded by the exons ATGCTCGGCAGTGATGGAGACAGCAGTCCTTTCTCACCTGCTAAAGACGCATCTGATGAGAAGCGCAAGTCTCCGGCCTTGGAGCGGGAACCGTCGGCAGCCAACAGGTTTACGGAGCATGGCGTGGACCGCTACTACATCCCACCCTCAACCTCCAAACAGAGCACAGAGCCGGGCAACCCGTGCTCGTTCCTTCCTTACACGGCGAGCGGCACTGTTTACAGCTCCTCAAGTGCACCCCGGTACCCCTCATCTCTGCATCTGAGCTCCGTTCTGCCTCCAACgggattctccccctcctcctctggcaGAGGCCACTTCAGTCCGGCCTATCAACTGGGCCAGAGTCCTGGCTGCCTCTACCCGTCCTACGCCAGCAACATGGCCCTACCTGCGTCCACGGCGCACACGCGCGCTCAGGTCTACCTTTGCAATCGGCCACTGTGGCTCAAGTTCCACCGACACCACACGGAGATGATTATCACTAAACAGGGCAG GCGTATGTTtccttttttaagttttaacatAGCTGGACTAAACCTAACTGCACATTACAACGTGTTTGTGGAGGTGGTTCTCGCGGACCCCAACCACTGGCGATTTCAAGGAGGCAAGTGGGTCACGTGCGGCAAGGCGGACAGCAGCAGTCAAG gaaataaaatatatatccaCCCTGAATCACCAAATACTGGAGCCCACTGGATGAGACAAGAGATCTCCTTCAGTAAACTCAAACTGACCAACAATAAAGGCACCAATCACAGCACATCTCAG aTGATTGTATTGCAATCACTGCACAAATATCAGCCGCGGCTGCACATCGTGGAGGTCTCTGAGGATGGAGTGGAGGACATCAGCAGTGAACACAAAACCCAGACTTTCACTTTCCCAGAGACGCAGTTTATAGCTGTCACTGCCTACCAAAACACTGAT ATCACACAATTAAAAATAGATCATAACCCTTTTGCCAAAGGATTCAGAGATAATTATGATTC AATGTACACTGCTCCGGAGAGTGACCGGCTCACCCCGTCCCCCACTGAATCTTCTCGTGCTCACCAGATTGTACCTGGGGCACGCTATACCATGCAGCCTCTGTTCCAGGACCAGTTAGTACACAACCTTCCTCAAAACCGCTATTACAACAGTGAGAGAGCTGTGCCACAGACCAACAGCCTCCTGTCCCCCCAGACAGATGATGGAGTGTCACAGAGGTGGTTTGTCACTTCAGTGCAGCAAGGAggaaacagcagcagtagcagcaacaACAAGCTCGACCTGAGCCCATATGAAGGGGAGTACAGCCCTCTGCTGCCCTATGGCATCAAGTCCCTGTCCATGCAAACATCACACGCCCTGAGTTATTACAGCGACTCGCCCTTCTCCACCATGACCCAGGGCTGGGGGTCTAGAGTGGCCTATCAGAGGAAGGTGTCCCCCAGCCTACCCTGGTCCCCACGGGCATGTCCCATATCTAATTTTCCTGAAGACTCAGACAAAACAAAGCCACTGGATGAGGAGATGAATGGCAGTGTGATGCCCTGGACTGACACACCAGTGTCTGTCTCTTTAGAGAAAACAGATTCATATGCACTAGTGTGCAAGAGGAGACGCCTGTCCCTCAGTGCTCCCAGTGTAGAAGACGCACATGCTGACATTAAGTGTGAGGATTTGATCTCCACGGTTAACAACAGCTCCTATGGCAAAGAAACACCCTCTTCCAAAAGCATGGCAGCCTACTATTCATTTTACGCAAACCAATAG